One window of Desulfobacca acetoxidans DSM 11109 genomic DNA carries:
- a CDS encoding AMP-binding protein, which yields MHLTLIEHLRRRVQAEPHRTAIINVVGKTVQQISYGELYQQTLRTAGWLRQSGIGKNDCGLLIMENRPEWPICYFGLLLAGGTAVPVDLQSRPEFVAYVLEQTQARVVFASAKAPLAEIAAAPSVKHIVIVGDFLAHPGLWPTSRENRNAKIPGGDRPHPRIIDFDELRKTPEANDLPLVQLNDLASIIFTSGTTGPPKGVMLTQRNFAANYVGIAALEAITGRDNFLAILPLFHAFPFITMISSLFSGATVTFIDTLKAEAIIRCIKEQQVTILPVTPMVLQHFYRGIAKKLEELPLGLGRLLNLGLDLAQRGRQKCSLNLTGPLTKPLRQALGRQFRYFVSGGAKLPGELAAGFARLGFVILEGYGLTETSPVVSINPPEAPRFGSVGRPLAGVEVRIAQPDTQGVGEILIRGDNVMAGYLHDVAATEAVIPDGWFYSGDLGRLDEDGYLYVQGRAKDIIILSSGKNISAEEVAAHYLQAPAIKEIFIMPDAREEKLVAVVVPDFEYFRQFGETDVYNRVKWYLDFYSQQLESYKRVRDFVLTNQELPKTRLGKIKMQEAAKIYQARTGKQYEAKKSALTENLSPAGVEVVNLLLDKTGRRLIALDDHLELDLGLDSLALVELAVALEERFQAPVKEDGFADLFTVGELIRFIEAQQSQAGEVALARQRSWEEILQQDPPPELLRRIELGHPWGARFFTLGCSICFGLLAKTLFRLQVYGQEHLSPAASLICPNHASFLDGFLIFLAVPHRRRQSLFFLGTTFYFDLPLVRHLVQALRVIPVDSARHLVAAMQASAYVLRHRKSLCVFPEGARTITGELREIKKGVLILAKELDIPIIPAFIQGSRQAWGVGMAFPRPHPIRITFGPQRSYAQLVARGRRLSPEGQQDEVAALGLREAIAGLGQ from the coding sequence ATGCACCTCACCCTGATTGAACACCTGCGGCGGCGGGTTCAGGCGGAGCCGCACCGGACGGCCATCATCAACGTGGTCGGTAAGACGGTTCAGCAGATTTCCTACGGGGAACTCTATCAACAGACCCTCCGGACCGCCGGTTGGCTGCGGCAGAGCGGTATCGGCAAAAATGACTGCGGCCTGCTCATCATGGAAAACCGGCCGGAGTGGCCTATCTGCTATTTCGGGCTGCTGCTTGCCGGGGGGACGGCCGTACCGGTGGACCTCCAGTCCCGACCGGAGTTTGTCGCTTATGTTTTAGAACAGACGCAGGCCCGAGTGGTCTTCGCCTCGGCCAAGGCGCCGCTAGCCGAGATTGCCGCGGCACCGTCGGTTAAACATATTGTGATAGTGGGAGATTTCCTTGCTCACCCTGGTCTTTGGCCCACGAGCCGAGAGAATCGAAATGCTAAAATCCCTGGCGGCGATCGGCCTCACCCCCGGATTATCGACTTTGATGAACTCCGGAAAACGCCGGAAGCTAATGATCTGCCGCTTGTGCAATTAAATGACCTGGCCTCCATCATCTTTACTTCGGGCACTACCGGACCGCCGAAAGGCGTCATGCTGACCCAAAGAAATTTTGCCGCCAACTACGTCGGCATTGCCGCCCTCGAGGCTATTACCGGCAGGGACAACTTTTTAGCTATTCTGCCCCTGTTCCACGCCTTTCCTTTTATCACCATGATCAGCTCGCTCTTTTCCGGCGCCACGGTAACCTTTATCGACACCCTGAAGGCCGAAGCCATAATCCGCTGTATCAAAGAACAGCAGGTCACCATCCTGCCGGTCACTCCCATGGTGCTCCAGCATTTTTATCGGGGTATCGCCAAAAAGCTGGAGGAGTTGCCATTAGGACTGGGCCGGCTTCTCAACCTGGGACTTGATCTGGCTCAACGCGGGCGACAGAAATGCAGCCTCAACCTGACCGGTCCGCTCACCAAGCCTCTCCGGCAGGCCTTGGGGAGGCAATTCCGCTATTTTGTCAGTGGCGGGGCCAAGCTGCCGGGGGAGTTGGCGGCGGGTTTCGCCAGGTTGGGCTTTGTCATCCTCGAAGGCTATGGCCTCACCGAGACCTCTCCGGTGGTCAGCATCAACCCGCCGGAGGCCCCCCGTTTCGGTTCGGTCGGTCGGCCGCTGGCCGGCGTCGAAGTGAGAATCGCCCAACCCGATACCCAGGGAGTGGGAGAAATCCTGATCCGCGGGGATAATGTCATGGCCGGTTATCTGCACGACGTCGCCGCCACCGAGGCGGTCATCCCGGATGGCTGGTTCTACAGCGGCGACCTGGGCCGCCTGGATGAGGATGGCTACCTCTACGTCCAGGGACGGGCCAAAGATATTATTATCCTGAGTTCCGGCAAGAATATCTCAGCGGAGGAGGTGGCGGCGCATTATCTTCAGGCCCCGGCCATCAAGGAAATCTTCATTATGCCCGACGCCCGGGAGGAAAAACTCGTGGCCGTGGTGGTCCCTGATTTCGAATATTTCCGCCAGTTCGGAGAAACCGACGTTTACAACCGGGTGAAGTGGTATCTGGATTTCTATTCACAGCAGTTGGAGTCCTACAAACGGGTGCGGGATTTTGTGTTGACCAACCAGGAACTGCCCAAGACCCGGTTGGGCAAAATCAAGATGCAGGAAGCGGCAAAAATCTATCAAGCTCGGACCGGTAAGCAATATGAAGCCAAAAAGTCCGCTCTAACAGAGAATCTCTCGCCCGCGGGGGTTGAGGTGGTCAATCTGCTCCTGGATAAGACCGGTCGGCGGCTCATTGCCCTGGACGATCACCTGGAACTGGATCTGGGGCTGGATTCCCTAGCCCTGGTAGAACTGGCGGTGGCATTGGAAGAGCGGTTTCAGGCGCCCGTCAAAGAAGATGGTTTTGCCGATCTGTTCACGGTGGGCGAACTGATCCGGTTTATTGAAGCGCAACAATCCCAGGCCGGGGAAGTCGCCTTGGCCAGACAGCGCTCCTGGGAAGAAATCCTACAACAGGACCCTCCGCCGGAACTGCTCCGGCGCATCGAACTGGGCCACCCCTGGGGGGCGCGCTTTTTCACCCTCGGATGTTCAATCTGCTTCGGCCTGTTGGCCAAAACGCTTTTCCGGCTGCAGGTCTATGGGCAGGAGCATCTCAGCCCTGCCGCATCGCTCATCTGCCCCAACCACGCCAGTTTTTTGGACGGTTTTCTCATCTTCCTGGCTGTCCCCCACCGGCGGCGGCAGTCCTTGTTTTTTTTGGGCACGACCTTTTACTTTGATTTGCCGTTAGTCCGCCATCTGGTTCAGGCCTTGCGGGTTATTCCGGTGGATTCGGCCCGCCACCTGGTGGCGGCTATGCAGGCTTCGGCCTACGTGCTGCGCCACCGCAAGAGCCTGTGCGTCTTCCCGGAAGGCGCCCGCACCATCACCGGGGAGTTGCGGGAGATCAAGAAGGGCGTGCTGATCCTGGCCAAAGAGTTGGATATTCCCATCATCCCGGCCTTTATTCAGGGCTCCCGCCAGGCCTGGGGGGTAGGTATGGCCTTTCCCCGTCCCCATCCCATCCGGATTACCTTCGGTCCGCAGAGGTCGTATGCCCAACTAGTGGCGCGGGGACGGCGGCTGAGTCCAGAGGGGCAGCAAGATGAGGTAGCGGCCTTGGGGCTTAGGGAGGCAATCGCAGGTCTCGGTCAGTAA
- a CDS encoding GNAT family N-acetyltransferase — translation MTPDFRTDITLPADARILQLVHDYGYNLAVLADFPQHQAELLAQALWEACENSIQHAYDDEPGIITVVGELTPNALILAVHDQGLPFDETLEPKLHPIDTDACRHLSQHTLGLSLIHRCVDEVHWINHGPQGKELRLTKYRSECCRLQPQTAAPHGPPHEPPVAQSPQDYTIRFVDPEDALRVAQLMYRVYGYTYPRVNIYYPDRLAHNIKCGIHVGVVAVTADGEIVGHVGLIRPELGSLAELEQLAIAPSHRGQGLFKRMDKLLQGEIQRMELVGLYAEAVTVHTISQEGSENKGLHAAGIELLHLGVHFKKLEIIQHNLGYRDTKPGPVFQGETALVFYFDYLSPPKTTRLYAPDRHRQILTDIYRNLGVPVEFLKPEPAAGNGRLSVQYRKNYGVGLIQVDRIGSDTFPKIEQACRDLCDLAESVAVFLDLPLSQGGTPDLCEAAETIGFFFSGVRPGFASDGDFLRLQYLNATLDPDRIHLISPFARKLLDYILRDKTRVEQNR, via the coding sequence ATGACTCCTGATTTCCGGACTGATATTACCTTGCCGGCAGATGCCAGAATACTGCAACTGGTACATGATTATGGCTATAATCTGGCGGTCCTGGCAGATTTTCCCCAGCATCAGGCGGAGTTATTGGCCCAGGCCCTGTGGGAGGCCTGCGAGAACAGCATTCAGCACGCCTATGATGATGAACCCGGTATTATCACCGTGGTTGGAGAATTGACGCCTAATGCCCTGATCCTGGCGGTACACGATCAAGGCCTGCCCTTCGACGAGACTCTCGAACCGAAACTTCACCCCATTGATACAGATGCCTGCCGACATCTCTCGCAGCACACTCTGGGCTTATCCCTGATCCACCGATGCGTCGACGAGGTGCACTGGATTAATCATGGGCCTCAGGGCAAGGAGCTGCGCCTTACGAAATACCGCAGTGAGTGCTGCCGTCTTCAGCCGCAAACCGCAGCGCCGCACGGCCCCCCTCACGAGCCGCCTGTTGCTCAAAGCCCTCAAGATTATACCATCCGCTTTGTTGACCCTGAAGATGCTCTTCGGGTGGCACAATTAATGTACCGGGTATACGGCTATACCTATCCTCGGGTCAATATCTATTACCCCGATCGTCTGGCCCACAACATTAAGTGCGGCATCCACGTGGGTGTGGTGGCCGTGACTGCAGATGGCGAGATCGTCGGACATGTAGGGTTAATCCGACCGGAGTTAGGCTCCCTGGCCGAATTGGAGCAACTTGCGATAGCGCCATCGCACCGGGGGCAAGGTTTATTTAAGCGCATGGATAAGCTGCTGCAAGGAGAAATCCAGCGGATGGAACTGGTTGGTCTCTACGCCGAGGCCGTCACCGTTCATACCATCAGCCAGGAGGGTAGCGAAAATAAAGGTTTGCACGCGGCCGGCATTGAGCTCTTACATCTAGGGGTTCATTTTAAAAAACTGGAGATCATCCAACACAATCTCGGCTATCGGGATACAAAACCGGGGCCGGTTTTTCAGGGGGAGACGGCGCTGGTATTCTATTTCGATTACCTGTCGCCCCCGAAAACGACGCGCCTCTATGCTCCGGACCGCCATCGGCAGATTCTAACGGATATTTATAGGAACCTCGGAGTACCGGTGGAATTTCTAAAGCCTGAGCCTGCTGCAGGAAACGGACGGCTGTCAGTACAGTATAGGAAGAACTACGGTGTAGGACTCATCCAGGTCGATCGCATCGGTTCGGATACTTTCCCGAAAATTGAGCAGGCCTGCCGGGATTTGTGTGATCTGGCCGAATCCGTAGCGGTCTTCCTCGATTTACCGCTGTCTCAAGGTGGTACCCCTGATCTCTGCGAAGCCGCCGAGACAATCGGCTTCTTTTTTTCCGGGGTCCGGCCAGGCTTCGCCTCCGACGGAGACTTCTTGCGCCTCCAGTACCTCAATGCCACTCTGGACCCGGATCGAATCCACTTGATTTCCCCCTTCGCCCGCAAATTGCTTGATTATATCCTTCGGGACAAGACGCGGGTGGAGCAGAACCGTTAG
- a CDS encoding TolC family protein encodes MLSLLQGWKFILSVSFVIIGCIGNTTAVGQDFHALSLEDCLALAREQNPVLTASRDRVRELVADYQAARSKFFPHLTLLSFYDRQPTNRFAAGGSTPFALFKREGYAGIAGKQLVFDGLKTYYNTQAARTGTQAQRQEVHKTALEVSYNVTEAFYRLVEAKENLQVAHEALKEREDFAKLTEAFFNAGKVTRLDNFRAQSQVSQAEQAVVEAQNAVCLAREILASTIGLKETIPVDVRGHLPQQFTAAPDIPTLWQEALKNNPEIKRLDLEISQSRSLVKAAQGGYLPEVSLQATSDFRHRDLGGTKTEWLAAVFLEYPFFEGGLTKAQVAKASSQYLQLMEKKRDRLNSLKADLTTAWKDQENSRQGVSTARQTLITNEEAYASALALYRYGKAIALDVLTAQVELTRSRLSLISYQAGYGIGRARVQQLVGSDPATVSSRKPREGNK; translated from the coding sequence ATGCTGTCATTGTTGCAAGGCTGGAAATTTATCCTTTCAGTCAGTTTCGTCATTATCGGTTGTATAGGCAATACCACGGCGGTGGGACAAGATTTTCACGCCCTCAGCCTGGAGGACTGTCTAGCCTTGGCGAGGGAGCAAAACCCGGTCCTTACTGCCAGTCGGGATAGAGTTCGGGAGTTGGTGGCTGATTACCAGGCGGCCAGGTCCAAGTTCTTCCCTCACCTGACACTGTTATCGTTTTATGATCGACAGCCGACCAATCGCTTTGCCGCCGGCGGCTCCACCCCTTTCGCCTTGTTTAAACGTGAGGGGTATGCAGGCATCGCCGGTAAACAACTCGTTTTTGATGGTTTGAAAACCTACTATAATACTCAGGCGGCTCGAACCGGCACCCAGGCCCAGAGACAGGAAGTCCATAAAACTGCTCTTGAAGTATCCTATAACGTAACCGAGGCCTTCTACCGATTAGTAGAGGCCAAAGAAAATCTCCAAGTAGCCCATGAGGCTCTGAAGGAAAGAGAAGATTTTGCCAAGCTTACCGAGGCTTTTTTTAATGCCGGGAAGGTCACCCGGTTGGATAATTTCCGGGCCCAATCGCAGGTTTCCCAGGCCGAGCAGGCTGTGGTGGAGGCCCAAAATGCCGTGTGCCTGGCAAGGGAAATTCTCGCAAGCACTATTGGGCTTAAGGAGACAATTCCGGTGGATGTGAGAGGCCATTTGCCCCAGCAATTTACTGCGGCTCCTGATATCCCGACGCTTTGGCAGGAGGCCCTTAAGAACAATCCGGAAATCAAACGGCTGGACCTGGAAATCTCCCAGAGCCGGTCCCTGGTAAAAGCCGCGCAAGGGGGATATCTCCCCGAAGTCAGCCTGCAGGCCACCAGCGATTTCCGCCACCGCGATTTGGGAGGCACAAAAACCGAATGGCTGGCCGCGGTTTTTTTGGAATATCCCTTTTTTGAAGGTGGGCTGACCAAAGCCCAGGTCGCTAAGGCTTCATCTCAATACCTACAACTCATGGAGAAAAAGCGGGACCGTCTGAACAGTCTCAAGGCTGACCTGACCACAGCCTGGAAGGACCAGGAGAACAGCAGGCAAGGCGTGAGCACTGCCCGGCAGACGCTGATTACTAATGAAGAAGCCTATGCCAGCGCTTTGGCCTTGTACCGTTACGGCAAGGCTATCGCCCTGGACGTGCTTACCGCTCAGGTAGAGTTGACTCGATCCCGCCTGAGTCTCATCAGTTATCAGGCTGGCTACGGCATTGGCCGGGCCCGGGTGCAACAGCTTGTCGGTTCTGACCCCGCAACCGTCTCAAGCAGGAAGCCAAGGGAGGGAAATAAATGA
- a CDS encoding efflux RND transporter periplasmic adaptor subunit, with protein sequence MKNPWGGQKIIVAALAFIVLLLLGYSLFLYRPTVMVIAAQPVEIRGEVRGPGTVQSKVPVVVSSKITGILEKLYADQGDRVKKGQLLAEMDAAELKARLAAARAAQNRAQKDVARSRATLAKAQANLNLAQSNYRRDQEVFKPGYISEAAFDTTSAALKVAAGETAEAKASVAATEAAFKQAVAEAQAAAATLDYTRILAPMDGLLTVRRSEVGDTITPGTPIFHMVDMDWIWVAAWIDETRIAVLKAGQEAQIRLRSGRNFTGTVVRLNKEADMVTREMEVNIKFASLPEPLVIGEEAEVAIATGYTRVIAAPWNAVQEQDGHPGVLVVDAGVVKFRPITLGLRDRQRVAVKQGLKEGELIVSPSSQTKPGVKVKSRLVAGK encoded by the coding sequence ATGAAAAACCCGTGGGGAGGGCAAAAGATCATTGTGGCCGCCCTCGCCTTTATTGTTCTGCTTCTCTTGGGATATAGTCTGTTCCTCTACCGCCCGACCGTCATGGTTATAGCGGCCCAACCGGTGGAGATTCGGGGAGAGGTTCGGGGACCGGGCACGGTCCAATCCAAGGTGCCTGTGGTAGTGAGCAGCAAAATAACGGGGATTCTTGAGAAGCTTTATGCTGACCAGGGAGACCGGGTGAAAAAAGGTCAGCTCCTGGCGGAAATGGACGCAGCGGAACTCAAGGCCCGCTTGGCAGCGGCTCGAGCGGCACAAAACCGGGCCCAGAAGGATGTTGCTCGCTCTCGGGCTACCCTGGCTAAGGCCCAGGCCAATCTAAACCTGGCCCAGAGCAATTATCGCCGCGACCAGGAGGTCTTCAAACCCGGCTACATCTCAGAAGCAGCCTTTGACACCACCAGCGCCGCTTTGAAAGTGGCAGCGGGAGAGACTGCTGAGGCTAAGGCTAGTGTCGCAGCGACCGAAGCGGCTTTTAAACAAGCTGTGGCCGAAGCCCAGGCGGCGGCGGCAACTTTGGATTACACTCGTATTTTGGCTCCTATGGACGGGCTGCTCACCGTACGTCGATCTGAGGTTGGAGATACAATCACGCCGGGAACCCCTATTTTTCACATGGTAGATATGGATTGGATTTGGGTAGCGGCCTGGATTGATGAAACCCGGATTGCGGTCTTAAAGGCGGGGCAGGAGGCCCAGATTCGTTTGCGCTCCGGCCGCAATTTCACTGGCACGGTAGTGCGCCTGAATAAGGAAGCCGACATGGTGACTCGGGAAATGGAGGTAAATATCAAGTTCGCTTCTCTCCCTGAGCCTTTGGTGATAGGTGAAGAAGCCGAAGTGGCCATTGCCACCGGCTATACTCGGGTTATTGCCGCCCCCTGGAATGCCGTGCAGGAGCAAGACGGTCATCCCGGGGTGTTGGTCGTGGATGCCGGAGTGGTCAAATTTCGTCCTATCACCCTGGGATTGCGAGACCGCCAACGGGTAGCGGTAAAACAAGGTCTAAAAGAAGGCGAACTTATTGTTTCGCCATCCTCCCAAACCAAACCCGGCGTGAAAGTCAAAAGCCGTCTAGTGGCGGGGAAATAA
- a CDS encoding ABC transporter permease, producing the protein MDLAIRDIRQHLGRFLATVVGIGLLFAIVLSMNGIYRGFVFEGLALINSTNPDLWVVERYRGGPINEQSILPEFFHYSVAAMPGVEKASPFIVYPVERRIAGKSRRFTIVGYDVFTGLGGPKKLLAGRPITQAHYEAVAHQKLGLRLNENFRLGLHTYTVVGLTKEGTSPDGEPLLYLSLPDAQEVIWLPDNEEVRNQRLRIYQSLVHPGLFTVQEAEKYLSRYSIEMHRINAVLVRLMPGAQAREVAQSIRDYLYLSVFTTPEQIEIMSQGRLNRPRMQLFLFRTLLLIVCVVIIAMVIFTLTMEKIRSIAVMKLIGAPNRVIIRLIMEQSILLTSCSYLIGWVIIHNTYHVWPRLVLLTPLDDLVTFGLALIGGIIASLLGIWKALKTPPALALGEQ; encoded by the coding sequence ATGGACCTGGCCATTCGGGACATTCGGCAGCATCTGGGACGGTTTCTGGCCACCGTCGTGGGCATCGGCCTGCTCTTTGCCATTGTCCTGTCTATGAACGGCATCTATCGGGGGTTTGTCTTTGAAGGACTTGCTCTCATCAACAGCACCAATCCGGACTTATGGGTGGTGGAGCGCTACCGTGGCGGCCCTATTAACGAGCAATCCATTCTCCCAGAGTTTTTTCATTATAGCGTCGCCGCCATGCCCGGGGTGGAGAAGGCCAGTCCTTTCATCGTCTATCCAGTGGAGCGCCGCATTGCCGGGAAAAGTCGACGTTTCACTATCGTTGGCTATGATGTCTTTACCGGATTGGGCGGGCCCAAAAAACTTCTGGCTGGCCGTCCCATCACCCAAGCCCATTATGAGGCCGTAGCTCATCAGAAACTTGGTTTGCGCCTGAATGAAAACTTTCGACTGGGTCTACACACCTACACCGTGGTCGGATTAACCAAAGAAGGAACCTCTCCCGACGGCGAACCCCTCCTCTATCTCTCCCTGCCTGACGCCCAGGAGGTAATATGGCTGCCGGATAACGAAGAAGTCCGCAACCAGCGGCTGAGAATTTACCAGAGCCTGGTGCATCCCGGCCTTTTCACCGTTCAGGAAGCAGAAAAATATCTTTCCCGCTATTCTATCGAAATGCACCGCATCAACGCCGTGTTAGTTCGCCTGATGCCAGGCGCCCAGGCAAGAGAAGTTGCCCAGAGTATTCGAGACTACCTCTATCTCTCAGTTTTCACTACTCCTGAACAGATCGAAATCATGTCCCAGGGACGTTTGAACCGCCCTCGCATGCAGTTGTTTCTTTTTCGCACTCTGCTGTTGATTGTTTGCGTGGTGATCATTGCCATGGTGATCTTTACGTTAACTATGGAAAAAATTCGCAGCATTGCGGTGATGAAACTCATCGGCGCCCCCAACCGGGTGATCATCCGGCTGATTATGGAGCAGTCCATCCTTTTGACCTCCTGCAGTTATCTGATTGGCTGGGTTATAATTCATAATACGTATCACGTCTGGCCTCGACTGGTGCTGCTGACTCCCCTGGATGACCTGGTCACCTTTGGATTAGCACTGATAGGAGGCATCATCGCCAGTCTATTGGGCATCTGGAAGGCCCTGAAGACGCCTCCCGCTCTGGCACTGGGAGAACAATGA
- a CDS encoding ABC transporter ATP-binding protein: MNITEILKIDCLSKTFGTGHLAVEALKNINLSVKPGDLVALLGPSGSGKTTMLLCISLILEPSGGKIQLDGATLWDHGWRNINIRQVRLEKIGFIFQARNLIPFLTALENVLLPLNLLGMTQREAHRRAMELLEYMEIADRADYLPALMSGGEQQRVAIARALAGSPKLVLADEPTGALDSVRGKKVMEMLKKIARENQTAVICVTHDERMIEGFDFIYRLRDGQINLNA; encoded by the coding sequence ATGAACATAACTGAAATCCTGAAAATCGACTGCTTAAGCAAAACCTTCGGTACCGGCCACCTGGCGGTAGAGGCATTGAAAAACATTAACCTCTCCGTGAAACCTGGGGACCTGGTGGCCCTCCTGGGTCCGAGCGGCTCCGGGAAGACCACCATGTTACTCTGCATCAGCCTGATTCTGGAACCCAGCGGCGGCAAAATCCAGTTGGACGGGGCGACTCTTTGGGATCATGGGTGGCGGAACATAAACATCCGGCAGGTGCGCCTTGAAAAGATCGGCTTTATTTTTCAGGCGCGCAATCTTATTCCTTTCCTGACGGCCCTGGAAAATGTCCTGCTGCCCTTGAACCTGTTGGGGATGACACAACGTGAGGCCCACCGCCGGGCCATGGAACTGCTGGAGTACATGGAAATCGCCGATCGGGCCGACTACCTGCCAGCTTTGATGTCGGGCGGAGAGCAGCAGCGGGTGGCCATTGCCCGGGCTTTGGCCGGCTCCCCCAAACTGGTGCTGGCTGATGAACCTACCGGCGCTCTTGACAGCGTCCGTGGCAAGAAGGTCATGGAGATGTTAAAAAAGATCGCTCGGGAAAACCAGACCGCGGTCATTTGCGTTACCCATGATGAACGGATGATCGAAGGATTTGATTTTATTTATCGCCTCAGAGACGGTCAGATTAATCTTAATGCCTGA
- a CDS encoding FAD-dependent oxidoreductase gives MAENLKIVVVGGVAAGPKAAARARRCDPQAEITVLEKGQFISYGACGLPYLIGGQVPDLKELLATPVGVMRNADFFRAVKGVTVLTGKEATAIDRANRLVKVRDLATSQEETYPYDRLVLATGAVPVRPPLPGISLKNVHVLRHPGDGLNILASLQENKPKRAVLIGTGAIGLEVAEALVDRGLEVTVVEAMDQVFPGWLDFEMGAILQRHIASKGVQVRTGERVSSFGGDEDGRLEVVYTDRGEYPADLAVLAIGVRPSVELARQAGLEIGQTGAIKVDSYLRTSDENIYAGGDCAEVYHRLLKRPVFISSGQIANVHGRIIGTNITGGKVAYQGMVGTGVAKVFEFTAGCTGLTEAVARKEGYDVITTLAPSPDHAHYYPGSKFVGLKMIADRSSGRVLGVQVVGPGDAAKRLDAAATAITMGATVSDLTQLNLGYAPPYSTAIDVLINAAWVMENKLTGLAQAVTPMEVQELTTKNEDFMLLDVRSPGEFQEVRLKHPKVFFMPLGKLREKAKEFPKDKRFIPFCKLSLRGYEAQKILQGMGFTNVQFMDGGWVQWPYELETGPPKGE, from the coding sequence ATGGCTGAAAACTTAAAAATTGTCGTCGTGGGCGGCGTTGCTGCGGGTCCTAAAGCCGCAGCGCGAGCCCGGAGATGTGATCCCCAGGCGGAGATAACCGTCCTGGAGAAGGGACAGTTTATTTCGTACGGCGCTTGCGGTCTGCCTTATCTTATCGGCGGCCAGGTTCCGGACCTTAAGGAACTCCTGGCGACGCCGGTGGGAGTGATGCGCAACGCCGATTTTTTCCGGGCCGTGAAAGGGGTTACTGTCCTCACGGGAAAGGAAGCCACGGCAATCGATCGGGCCAACCGCCTGGTCAAGGTCCGGGACCTGGCCACCTCCCAAGAGGAGACCTACCCCTACGACCGGCTGGTGCTGGCGACCGGGGCCGTTCCCGTGCGCCCGCCGCTACCCGGTATCAGTTTGAAAAACGTCCATGTCCTCCGCCACCCGGGTGATGGATTGAATATTTTGGCCAGCCTGCAGGAAAACAAACCCAAGAGAGCCGTACTCATCGGCACCGGCGCCATCGGCCTGGAGGTGGCCGAGGCCCTGGTAGATCGGGGTTTGGAAGTTACGGTTGTCGAGGCTATGGATCAGGTCTTCCCCGGTTGGCTGGACTTCGAAATGGGCGCTATTTTGCAGCGTCATATCGCCAGCAAAGGGGTTCAGGTCCGCACTGGCGAGCGGGTCAGCAGCTTTGGCGGAGATGAGGATGGCCGTCTGGAAGTAGTTTACACCGACAGAGGCGAGTATCCGGCAGATCTGGCGGTGCTTGCCATCGGGGTGCGGCCCAGCGTCGAACTGGCCCGTCAGGCCGGACTGGAGATCGGCCAGACCGGCGCCATTAAGGTGGATTCTTACCTCAGGACTTCAGATGAGAATATCTACGCCGGCGGCGACTGCGCTGAGGTCTATCATCGCCTGCTCAAACGACCGGTCTTCATCTCTTCCGGTCAGATAGCCAATGTTCATGGACGCATCATCGGCACCAACATCACCGGCGGCAAGGTTGCCTATCAGGGCATGGTGGGAACCGGAGTTGCCAAAGTCTTCGAGTTTACTGCCGGCTGCACCGGTCTGACAGAGGCAGTGGCCCGGAAAGAGGGATATGACGTTATCACGACCCTGGCGCCGAGCCCCGATCACGCTCATTACTATCCCGGTTCCAAATTCGTCGGTTTAAAGATGATCGCCGACCGGAGCAGCGGCCGGGTGCTGGGGGTTCAGGTGGTAGGCCCGGGCGACGCCGCCAAACGCCTCGATGCCGCCGCCACGGCGATTACCATGGGGGCTACCGTTTCCGACCTCACTCAACTCAACCTGGGGTACGCCCCGCCCTACTCCACGGCCATCGATGTACTCATCAACGCCGCCTGGGTGATGGAGAACAAGCTTACCGGGTTGGCGCAAGCCGTGACTCCCATGGAAGTGCAGGAATTAACGACCAAAAACGAAGATTTTATGCTGCTTGACGTCCGCAGTCCGGGAGAGTTTCAGGAAGTCCGTCTCAAACACCCCAAGGTCTTCTTCATGCCCCTCGGAAAACTTAGGGAGAAGGCCAAGGAGTTCCCGAAAGACAAACGTTTTATCCCCTTCTGCAAACTCAGTCTGCGGGGCTACGAGGCCCAGAAGATTCTACAGGGGATGGGATTCACCAATGTACAGTTTATGGACGGCGGCTGGGTACAATGGCCCTACGAACTGGAAACGGGACCGCCAAAAGGTGAATAA